One segment of Opisthocomus hoazin isolate bOpiHoa1 chromosome 22, bOpiHoa1.hap1, whole genome shotgun sequence DNA contains the following:
- the GPX3 gene encoding glutathione peroxidase 3, protein MGGWSRSAWILPLFLAGLVQPGQSQEREKVKCYGSVQGTIYDYGALTIHGDEYIPFRKYAGKMVLFVNVATYUGLTLQYLELNALQNELGPYGLVVLGFPCNQFGKQEPGQNSEILPALKYVRPGGGFVPNFQLFQKGDVNGAKEQKFYTFLKNACPPVAEEFGNPKNLFWEPLRNHDIKWNFEKFLVGPDGVPVMRWYHRANIAVVKNDIIAYIRQQQGL, encoded by the exons atggGGGGCTGGTCCCGCAGCGCCTGGATTTTGCCCCTTTTCTTGGCTGGGCTCGTCCAGCCggggcagagccaggagagggagaag GTGAAATGCTACGGCTCGGTGCAGGGCACCATCTACGACTACGGGGCCCTGACCATCCATGGGGACGAGTACATCCCCTTTAGGAAGTACGCGGGGAAGATGGTGCTCTTCGTCAACGTGGCCACGTACTGAGGCCTCACCCTGCAGTACCTCG AACTGAATGCACTACAAAATGAGCTGGGGCCCTACGGGCTCGTCGTCCTGGGCTTCCCCTGCAACCAGTTTGGGAAGCAGGAGCCTGGCCAGAACTCGGAGATCCTCCCCGCGCTGAA GTACGTCCGGCCCGGGGGCGGCTTCGTccccaacttccagctcttccagaAAGGGGACGTGAACGGGGCCAAGGAGCAGAAGTTCTACACCTTCCTGAAG AATGCCTGTCCCCCGGTGGCAGAGGAGTTCGGGAACCCCAAGAACCTCTTCTGGGAGCCCCTGCGGAACCACGACATCAAGTGGAACTTCGAGAAGTTCCTGGTGGGCCCCGACGGCGTGCCCGTCATGCGCTGGTACCACCGCGCCAACATCGCCGTCGTGAAGAACGACATCATCGCCTAcatcaggcagcagcagggtctgTAG
- the TNIP1 gene encoding TNFAIP3-interacting protein 1 isoform X3, which translates to MAGMEGRGPYRIYDPGGGTEENGSAAFERLVEENTRLKEKMQGIKSIGELLEESHVEASKLRQKAEDLVKDNKMLMASSSLEDLVETGAVSPDPSSTQAAPGSAQPDVEARKSPPSGSSSEFEIVAVEAQGFARESGRADLEQPPNEDANLLPQLQQLESTLSGCAKEASKDQVFMRMGYMASELKRLASKVHKNEQRTSFLQTLCETLHSENKELRTKLERDLEQRNQALEKLRCENQELRRMVTLSSQDSGKREGAEQQQLLEVNKQWDQHFRATKQKYEQKVTDLHQELAEARRALTELESEREQKQRDFDRKLLLAKSRIETEEAEKERLAMEVRDLQQRMRFLQEQLAPVTRQREYQEKEIQRLNKALEEALNVQASPPPIFASTMEPAGKVPQQELLTQNELLKQQVKIFEEDFQRERSDRERMNEEKEELKQQLEKLQKQLVLSNNQLRASKDDCQREKEEKEKLKKLLKQHKQASGERLHAEPLPGPLAPACPMYPYQYSPPVGHPVYHGFDEWQQIRYPPAMPGEHAPGQNFHHFPPPEYPWRPPCAMARSQNAQAVAGVKPVPKDLEQAGPGLP; encoded by the exons ATGGCGGGCATGGAAGGGAGAGGACCCTACCGCATCTACGACCCTGGTGGGGGGACGGAGGAGAATGGGTCGGCGGCCTTTGAGCGGCTGGTGGAGGAGAACACCCGGCTGAAGGAGAAGATGCAGGGGATAAAGTCTATCG GAGAGCTGCTGGAAGAGTCCCACGTGGAGGCATCCAAGCTGCGGCAGAAAGCAGAGGACCTCGTGAAGGACAACAAAATGCTGATGGCATCATCTTCCTTGGAGGACCTGGTGGAAACCGGAG CTGTCAGCCCTGATCCCAGCTCCACACAGGCCGCCCCGGGCAGCGCCCAGCCAGACGTGGAAGCACGGAAATCTCCTCCAAGC GGATCCTCCTCGGAGTTCGAGATCGTTGCCGTCGAAGCGCAGGGCTTCGCCCGGGAGAGCGGGAGAGCG gaCTTGGAGCAGCCGCCGAACGAGGATGCCAACctgctgccccagctgcagcagctggagagcaCGCTGAGCGGCTGTGCCAAGGAGGCCAGCAAGGACCAGGTCTTCATGCGCATGGGCTACATGGCCTCCGAGCTCAAGCGTCTGGCCTCCAAGGTGCACAAGAATGAGCAGAGAACATCATTCCTGCAG ACGCTGTGTGAGACGCTGCACAGTGAGAACAAGGAGCTGCGAACCAAGCTGGAGCGGGACCTGGAGCAGAGAAACCAGGCGCTGGAGAAGCTCAG GTGTGAGAACCAGGAGCTCCGGAGGATGGTGACGCTGAGCAGCCAGGACAGCGGGAAGAGGGAAGGTGCCGAGCAGCAGCAG CTGCTGGAGGTGAATAAGCAATGGGATCAGCACTTCCGAGCCACGAAGCAGAAGTATGAGCAGAAG GTCACGGACCTGCACCAGGAGCTGGCCGAGGCTCGCAGGGCACTGACCGAGCTGGAGTCAGAGCGGGAGCAAAAGCAACGGGATTTCGACCGCAAGCTGCTCCTGGCCAAGTCCCGGATCGAAACGGAGGAG GCGGAGAAGGAGAGGCTGGCCATGGAGGTGAGGGACCTGCAGCAGAGGATGCGGTTCCTGCAGGAGCAGCTGGCTCCGGTCACCAGGCAGCGGGAGTACCAGGAGAAGGAGATCCAGAGGCTGAACAAG gcGCTAGAGGAGGCCCTGAATGTCCAGGCCTCCCCACCACCCATTTTTGCCAGCACCATGGAGCCGGCGGGGAAGGTGccgcagcaggagctgctgaccCAGAACGAGCTCCTCAAGCAGCAG GTGAAAATTTTCGAGGAGGACTTCCAGCGGGAGCGGAGTGACAGGGAGAGGATGAACGAGGAGAAGGaggagctgaagcagcagctggagaagctgcagaagcagttGGTCCTCTCCAACAACCAG CTGCGGGCCTCCAAGGATGACTGccagagggagaaggaggagaaggagaagctgaagaagCTGCTGAAACAGCACAAACAG GCTTCCGGAGAGAGGCTGCACGCCGAGCCGCTGCCGGGGCCGCTGGCCCCTGCCTGCCCCATGTACCCGTACCAGTACAGTCCCCCCGTGGGTCACCCTGTGTACCATGGCTTTGACGAGTGGCAGCAGATCCGATACCCGCCAGCGATGCCGGGCGAGCACGCGCCGGGACAGAACTTCCACCATTTTCCCCCG CCCGAGTACCCGTGGCGCCCGCCCTGCGccatggctcgcagccagaacgccCAGGCAGTGGCCGGCGTGAAGCCGGTCCCCAAGGACTTGG AACAGGCAGGTCCCGGATTGCCCTAA
- the TNIP1 gene encoding TNFAIP3-interacting protein 1 isoform X2, with the protein MAGMEGRGPYRIYDPGGGTEENGSAAFERLVEENTRLKEKMQGIKSIGELLEESHVEASKLRQKAEDLVKDNKMLMASSSLEDLVETGAVSPDPSSTQAAPGSAQPDVEARKSPPSGSSSEFEIVAVEAQGFARESGRADLEQPPNEDANLLPQLQQLESTLSGCAKEASKDQVFMRMGYMASELKRLASKVHKNEQRTSFLQTLCETLHSENKELRTKLERDLEQRNQALEKLRCENQELRRMVTLSSQDSGKREGAEQQQSGATVEKAPGRGELEAKEKKVKILEHQRRELLEVNKQWDQHFRATKQKYEQKVTDLHQELAEARRALTELESEREQKQRDFDRKLLLAKSRIETEEAEKERLAMEVRDLQQRMRFLQEQLAPVTRQREYQEKEIQRLNKALEEALNVQASPPPIFASTMEPAGKVPQQELLTQNELLKQQVKIFEEDFQRERSDRERMNEEKEELKQQLEKLQKQLVLSNNQLRASKDDCQREKEEKEKLKKLLKQHKQASGERLHAEPLPGPLAPACPMYPYQYSPPVGHPVYHGFDEWQQIRYPPAMPGEHAPGQNFHHFPPPEYPWRPPCAMARSQNAQAVAGVKPVPKDLEQAGPGLP; encoded by the exons ATGGCGGGCATGGAAGGGAGAGGACCCTACCGCATCTACGACCCTGGTGGGGGGACGGAGGAGAATGGGTCGGCGGCCTTTGAGCGGCTGGTGGAGGAGAACACCCGGCTGAAGGAGAAGATGCAGGGGATAAAGTCTATCG GAGAGCTGCTGGAAGAGTCCCACGTGGAGGCATCCAAGCTGCGGCAGAAAGCAGAGGACCTCGTGAAGGACAACAAAATGCTGATGGCATCATCTTCCTTGGAGGACCTGGTGGAAACCGGAG CTGTCAGCCCTGATCCCAGCTCCACACAGGCCGCCCCGGGCAGCGCCCAGCCAGACGTGGAAGCACGGAAATCTCCTCCAAGC GGATCCTCCTCGGAGTTCGAGATCGTTGCCGTCGAAGCGCAGGGCTTCGCCCGGGAGAGCGGGAGAGCG gaCTTGGAGCAGCCGCCGAACGAGGATGCCAACctgctgccccagctgcagcagctggagagcaCGCTGAGCGGCTGTGCCAAGGAGGCCAGCAAGGACCAGGTCTTCATGCGCATGGGCTACATGGCCTCCGAGCTCAAGCGTCTGGCCTCCAAGGTGCACAAGAATGAGCAGAGAACATCATTCCTGCAG ACGCTGTGTGAGACGCTGCACAGTGAGAACAAGGAGCTGCGAACCAAGCTGGAGCGGGACCTGGAGCAGAGAAACCAGGCGCTGGAGAAGCTCAG GTGTGAGAACCAGGAGCTCCGGAGGATGGTGACGCTGAGCAGCCAGGACAGCGGGAAGAGGGAAGGTGCCGAGCAGCAGCAG AGCGGGGCCACAGTGGAGAAGGCGCCGGGCAGAGGCGAGCTGGAGGCCAAGGAGAAGAAGGTGAAGATCCTGGAGCACCAGCGCAGGGAG CTGCTGGAGGTGAATAAGCAATGGGATCAGCACTTCCGAGCCACGAAGCAGAAGTATGAGCAGAAG GTCACGGACCTGCACCAGGAGCTGGCCGAGGCTCGCAGGGCACTGACCGAGCTGGAGTCAGAGCGGGAGCAAAAGCAACGGGATTTCGACCGCAAGCTGCTCCTGGCCAAGTCCCGGATCGAAACGGAGGAG GCGGAGAAGGAGAGGCTGGCCATGGAGGTGAGGGACCTGCAGCAGAGGATGCGGTTCCTGCAGGAGCAGCTGGCTCCGGTCACCAGGCAGCGGGAGTACCAGGAGAAGGAGATCCAGAGGCTGAACAAG gcGCTAGAGGAGGCCCTGAATGTCCAGGCCTCCCCACCACCCATTTTTGCCAGCACCATGGAGCCGGCGGGGAAGGTGccgcagcaggagctgctgaccCAGAACGAGCTCCTCAAGCAGCAG GTGAAAATTTTCGAGGAGGACTTCCAGCGGGAGCGGAGTGACAGGGAGAGGATGAACGAGGAGAAGGaggagctgaagcagcagctggagaagctgcagaagcagttGGTCCTCTCCAACAACCAG CTGCGGGCCTCCAAGGATGACTGccagagggagaaggaggagaaggagaagctgaagaagCTGCTGAAACAGCACAAACAG GCTTCCGGAGAGAGGCTGCACGCCGAGCCGCTGCCGGGGCCGCTGGCCCCTGCCTGCCCCATGTACCCGTACCAGTACAGTCCCCCCGTGGGTCACCCTGTGTACCATGGCTTTGACGAGTGGCAGCAGATCCGATACCCGCCAGCGATGCCGGGCGAGCACGCGCCGGGACAGAACTTCCACCATTTTCCCCCG CCCGAGTACCCGTGGCGCCCGCCCTGCGccatggctcgcagccagaacgccCAGGCAGTGGCCGGCGTGAAGCCGGTCCCCAAGGACTTGG AACAGGCAGGTCCCGGATTGCCCTAA
- the TNIP1 gene encoding TNFAIP3-interacting protein 1 isoform X1, producing MAGMEGRGPYRIYDPGGGTEENGSAAFERLVEENTRLKEKMQGIKSIGELLEESHVEASKLRQKAEDLVKDNKMLMASSSLEDLVETGAVSPDPSSTQAAPGSAQPDVEARKSPPSGSSSEFEIVAVEAQGFARESGRADLEQPPNEDANLLPQLQQLESTLSGCAKEASKDQVFMRMGYMASELKRLASKVHKNEQRTSFLQTLCETLHSENKELRTKLERDLEQRNQALEKLRCENQELRRMVTLSSQDSGKREGAEQQQQSGATVEKAPGRGELEAKEKKVKILEHQRRELLEVNKQWDQHFRATKQKYEQKVTDLHQELAEARRALTELESEREQKQRDFDRKLLLAKSRIETEEAEKERLAMEVRDLQQRMRFLQEQLAPVTRQREYQEKEIQRLNKALEEALNVQASPPPIFASTMEPAGKVPQQELLTQNELLKQQVKIFEEDFQRERSDRERMNEEKEELKQQLEKLQKQLVLSNNQLRASKDDCQREKEEKEKLKKLLKQHKQASGERLHAEPLPGPLAPACPMYPYQYSPPVGHPVYHGFDEWQQIRYPPAMPGEHAPGQNFHHFPPPEYPWRPPCAMARSQNAQAVAGVKPVPKDLEQAGPGLP from the exons ATGGCGGGCATGGAAGGGAGAGGACCCTACCGCATCTACGACCCTGGTGGGGGGACGGAGGAGAATGGGTCGGCGGCCTTTGAGCGGCTGGTGGAGGAGAACACCCGGCTGAAGGAGAAGATGCAGGGGATAAAGTCTATCG GAGAGCTGCTGGAAGAGTCCCACGTGGAGGCATCCAAGCTGCGGCAGAAAGCAGAGGACCTCGTGAAGGACAACAAAATGCTGATGGCATCATCTTCCTTGGAGGACCTGGTGGAAACCGGAG CTGTCAGCCCTGATCCCAGCTCCACACAGGCCGCCCCGGGCAGCGCCCAGCCAGACGTGGAAGCACGGAAATCTCCTCCAAGC GGATCCTCCTCGGAGTTCGAGATCGTTGCCGTCGAAGCGCAGGGCTTCGCCCGGGAGAGCGGGAGAGCG gaCTTGGAGCAGCCGCCGAACGAGGATGCCAACctgctgccccagctgcagcagctggagagcaCGCTGAGCGGCTGTGCCAAGGAGGCCAGCAAGGACCAGGTCTTCATGCGCATGGGCTACATGGCCTCCGAGCTCAAGCGTCTGGCCTCCAAGGTGCACAAGAATGAGCAGAGAACATCATTCCTGCAG ACGCTGTGTGAGACGCTGCACAGTGAGAACAAGGAGCTGCGAACCAAGCTGGAGCGGGACCTGGAGCAGAGAAACCAGGCGCTGGAGAAGCTCAG GTGTGAGAACCAGGAGCTCCGGAGGATGGTGACGCTGAGCAGCCAGGACAGCGGGAAGAGGGAAGGTGCCGAGCAGCAGCAG CAGAGCGGGGCCACAGTGGAGAAGGCGCCGGGCAGAGGCGAGCTGGAGGCCAAGGAGAAGAAGGTGAAGATCCTGGAGCACCAGCGCAGGGAG CTGCTGGAGGTGAATAAGCAATGGGATCAGCACTTCCGAGCCACGAAGCAGAAGTATGAGCAGAAG GTCACGGACCTGCACCAGGAGCTGGCCGAGGCTCGCAGGGCACTGACCGAGCTGGAGTCAGAGCGGGAGCAAAAGCAACGGGATTTCGACCGCAAGCTGCTCCTGGCCAAGTCCCGGATCGAAACGGAGGAG GCGGAGAAGGAGAGGCTGGCCATGGAGGTGAGGGACCTGCAGCAGAGGATGCGGTTCCTGCAGGAGCAGCTGGCTCCGGTCACCAGGCAGCGGGAGTACCAGGAGAAGGAGATCCAGAGGCTGAACAAG gcGCTAGAGGAGGCCCTGAATGTCCAGGCCTCCCCACCACCCATTTTTGCCAGCACCATGGAGCCGGCGGGGAAGGTGccgcagcaggagctgctgaccCAGAACGAGCTCCTCAAGCAGCAG GTGAAAATTTTCGAGGAGGACTTCCAGCGGGAGCGGAGTGACAGGGAGAGGATGAACGAGGAGAAGGaggagctgaagcagcagctggagaagctgcagaagcagttGGTCCTCTCCAACAACCAG CTGCGGGCCTCCAAGGATGACTGccagagggagaaggaggagaaggagaagctgaagaagCTGCTGAAACAGCACAAACAG GCTTCCGGAGAGAGGCTGCACGCCGAGCCGCTGCCGGGGCCGCTGGCCCCTGCCTGCCCCATGTACCCGTACCAGTACAGTCCCCCCGTGGGTCACCCTGTGTACCATGGCTTTGACGAGTGGCAGCAGATCCGATACCCGCCAGCGATGCCGGGCGAGCACGCGCCGGGACAGAACTTCCACCATTTTCCCCCG CCCGAGTACCCGTGGCGCCCGCCCTGCGccatggctcgcagccagaacgccCAGGCAGTGGCCGGCGTGAAGCCGGTCCCCAAGGACTTGG AACAGGCAGGTCCCGGATTGCCCTAA